A stretch of Pseudomonas taetrolens DNA encodes these proteins:
- a CDS encoding BCCT family transporter, with the protein MGKIPMDDLPVNPQPVGEDGIPAPSGAANLIDTDYVIGQDNIKGEFSFSLDIHGKVFIISAAAILLFVILTLALQNEVEPLFSSIRNWLTSHLAWFFMSVANVFVVLCLGLIVSPLGKVRLGGRDATPDHSYVGWFSMLFAAGMGIGLMFYGVAEPMSHYSAAMGGVTLDASGARTDWAPLGGAAGDSKTSADLAMAATIFHWGLHPWAIYAIVALSLALFSYNKGLPLSIRSIFYPLLGERVWGWPGHIIDILAVFATLFGLATSLGIGAEQAAAGIEYLFGIESTNLSKVVLIIGITLIALWSVLSGLDKGVKMLSQINMGLALLLLVFIIVVGPTLAIFTGFFKNLVSYGQYLPALSNPFGRTDTGFTQGWTAFYWAWWISWSPFVGMFIARVSRGRTVREFLISVLLVPSLVSVLWMTTFGGTAIDQAAVEGFVGVKDAVLELKLFAMLGDLPLKEITSFLGIVLVIVFFITSSDSGSLVIDTITAGGKVDAPVPQRVFWAVIEGVIAIALLLGGGLVALQAMAVSTGLPFAIVLLIGCISLVKGLMSEPRS; encoded by the coding sequence ATGGGTAAGATACCTATGGATGACCTGCCAGTTAATCCTCAGCCTGTCGGTGAGGATGGTATTCCAGCTCCTAGCGGAGCGGCCAATTTGATTGATACCGACTACGTTATCGGCCAGGACAATATCAAAGGTGAGTTTTCATTCTCGCTCGATATCCACGGCAAGGTTTTCATCATTTCGGCAGCCGCAATATTGCTTTTCGTCATTTTGACCTTGGCATTGCAGAACGAAGTTGAGCCTCTGTTCAGTTCGATCCGCAATTGGTTGACCAGTCACCTTGCCTGGTTTTTCATGAGCGTTGCCAACGTTTTCGTTGTGTTGTGTTTAGGGCTCATCGTTTCCCCTTTGGGCAAGGTGCGGTTAGGGGGGCGAGACGCCACACCTGACCACTCATACGTTGGCTGGTTTTCAATGTTGTTCGCGGCGGGCATGGGCATCGGTTTGATGTTCTACGGCGTTGCTGAACCCATGTCGCACTACTCGGCAGCGATGGGTGGCGTCACTCTCGATGCCAGCGGGGCGCGTACTGATTGGGCTCCACTCGGGGGTGCTGCGGGTGATTCAAAAACATCTGCCGACCTGGCGATGGCGGCCACCATCTTTCACTGGGGCCTGCACCCTTGGGCGATTTACGCGATTGTTGCCCTGTCCCTGGCGCTCTTCTCGTACAACAAGGGCCTGCCTCTATCGATACGCTCGATATTTTATCCGCTGCTGGGGGAGCGCGTATGGGGATGGCCGGGGCATATCATCGATATTCTGGCCGTGTTTGCGACGTTGTTCGGTTTGGCGACATCTTTAGGGATTGGTGCAGAACAGGCGGCGGCGGGTATTGAGTATCTGTTTGGCATCGAGTCGACGAATCTGAGCAAAGTAGTACTCATCATCGGCATTACGCTTATTGCTCTCTGGTCAGTACTTTCCGGCCTGGACAAAGGCGTCAAGATGTTATCCCAGATCAACATGGGGCTTGCTCTGCTTCTGTTGGTATTCATCATTGTTGTGGGACCTACGCTGGCCATATTCACGGGTTTCTTCAAGAACCTCGTGAGCTATGGACAGTACCTGCCTGCGCTTTCGAATCCTTTCGGGCGAACGGATACCGGGTTCACCCAGGGATGGACGGCGTTCTATTGGGCGTGGTGGATCAGTTGGTCTCCATTCGTGGGGATGTTTATTGCCCGAGTCAGTCGTGGCCGTACGGTTCGCGAGTTTTTGATCTCTGTGTTGCTCGTTCCGTCGCTGGTTTCCGTATTGTGGATGACGACGTTTGGTGGAACGGCAATTGATCAGGCCGCAGTCGAAGGCTTTGTTGGCGTCAAGGATGCGGTGCTGGAGCTCAAACTGTTTGCGATGCTCGGGGACTTGCCACTTAAGGAGATAACGTCCTTTCTGGGGATTGTTCTGGTGATTGTATTTTTCATCACTTCCTCGGACTCCGGTTCATTGGTGATCGATACGATTACAGCAGGCGGCAAGGTCGATGCACCTGTGCCACAGCGCGTCTTCTGGGCGGTCATTGAGGGCGTGATTGCTATCGCCCTGTTGCTGGGTGGTGGATTGGTGGCCTTGCAGGCAATGGCTGTCTCAACGGGACTGCCGTTCGCCATAGTGCTGCTGATTGGATGTATTTCCCTGGTGAAGGGACTGATGTCTGAACCACGCTCCTGA
- a CDS encoding 3'-5' exonuclease, whose amino-acid sequence MIDLTARRDQRALDWSAKFQLLAQQAIHPGLKRYYEAGVISAQTPIEDVPLLAMDIETTGLNPEAHNIVSIGLIPFTLQRIRCGESLYWVIKPPSGLNEKSVTFHHITHADILLAPSLPDVVEPLLEAMAGKVIVVHYRNIERAFLDQALRNFLGEGLQFPVVDTMQLEARMHRKKRGWLDSLLRRPQTSIRLADSRARYNLPPYHAHHALTDALATAELLQAQVAHHYAPSTPIEELWS is encoded by the coding sequence ATGATTGATTTAACAGCACGTCGAGATCAGCGAGCACTGGACTGGTCAGCCAAATTCCAGTTGTTGGCGCAACAGGCCATTCACCCAGGTCTTAAACGCTATTATGAGGCTGGCGTTATCTCTGCACAGACGCCGATAGAGGATGTTCCATTGCTTGCGATGGACATAGAAACCACCGGCCTCAACCCCGAAGCCCACAATATAGTCAGCATCGGCCTGATACCGTTTACGCTGCAGCGAATACGCTGTGGTGAGTCGCTCTACTGGGTTATAAAGCCGCCATCCGGTTTGAATGAAAAGTCCGTAACGTTCCATCACATCACCCATGCCGATATCTTGCTCGCCCCCTCTTTGCCCGATGTAGTGGAACCCCTGTTAGAGGCCATGGCAGGCAAAGTCATTGTGGTGCATTACAGGAATATCGAAAGGGCCTTTCTGGATCAGGCGCTGCGTAACTTTCTGGGAGAAGGACTGCAATTTCCGGTCGTAGACACGATGCAACTGGAAGCCCGAATGCACAGAAAGAAACGAGGGTGGCTGGACAGTCTTCTGCGTCGTCCCCAGACGTCGATAAGGCTTGCTGATAGCCGCGCCCGCTATAACTTGCCGCCCTACCATGCCCACCATGCATTGACTGATGCGCTCGCAACGGCGGAGTTATTGCAGGCTCAAGTCGCCCATCATTACGCGCCCTCCACGCCCATTGAAGAACTGTGGAGTTAA
- a CDS encoding DUF294 nucleotidyltransferase-like domain-containing protein, whose protein sequence is MEIELQEIRDHLHRHAPFDALPLETLDAIAQRIEVRYFKAGSDILEAGAVIQDLHYVRNGAVEIYRRNGELYNRLVEGDIFGQAGLLRSNKVRFPARALEDCLIYFIPGSLFAELCAQHDTFADFVEAEGHSRLQSAVEAQGRASELIQLKCRALISRELVWVTADTSVHEAARLMTEQSVSCVVVMAPGAAQAGQMVGIVTDRDLRTRVVAAALSDRSTSISEIMSVDTVSIQADDSVFEAMLVMLRRNIHHLPVVQRNRTLGLINLSDIIRYESQSSLYLVSTISNQTSVIGLRSLLRDLRGTYIRMVRDGATAHMIGSAISGIGRAFTQRLLELAEKKLGPPPVPYCFMVLGSMARDEQLLVTDQDNALVLDDQFDPALHDDYFLNLATFVSDGLAECGYSYCKGGIMATNSQWRQPLRVWREYFNQWIEKPNPTTLLNSCIFFDLDGVYGQLEFVEELKVLCAHKSSTHPRFLNAMARNALNRTPPLGFFRTFMLETDGQQKRIINLKGRGTAPLTDLIRIHALACGSTAQNSFDRLEAISNTKLMQPDALKHLRYALEFLSMVRIRHQADAIEQGNTPDNYIEPERFSTSERHNLKEAFQVLSNAQNFLRFRYPAKGRHYND, encoded by the coding sequence ATGGAAATCGAGTTACAGGAAATTCGTGACCACCTTCACCGCCATGCACCTTTTGATGCTCTCCCCCTGGAAACGCTGGACGCCATCGCCCAACGGATCGAGGTCAGATATTTCAAGGCCGGGAGCGACATCCTCGAAGCCGGGGCTGTTATCCAGGACTTGCACTATGTACGCAACGGGGCTGTGGAGATATATCGGCGTAATGGCGAACTTTATAACCGGCTTGTCGAAGGCGATATCTTCGGCCAAGCCGGCTTATTGCGTAGCAACAAAGTTCGCTTCCCTGCCCGCGCCCTTGAAGACTGCCTGATCTACTTTATTCCGGGCAGCCTGTTCGCAGAACTGTGCGCCCAACATGACACCTTCGCGGACTTTGTCGAAGCCGAGGGCCACTCACGCCTGCAGTCTGCGGTCGAGGCGCAAGGCCGCGCGAGCGAGCTGATCCAACTCAAATGCCGAGCCTTGATATCCCGTGAGCTGGTATGGGTAACCGCAGATACGAGCGTGCACGAAGCGGCCAGGTTAATGACGGAACAGAGCGTTTCCTGCGTAGTCGTGATGGCACCTGGTGCCGCGCAGGCGGGACAAATGGTCGGTATCGTGACCGACCGGGATTTGCGCACCCGGGTCGTCGCGGCGGCACTCAGCGACCGCTCGACATCCATCAGCGAAATCATGTCGGTCGATACGGTATCGATTCAGGCAGACGACTCCGTGTTCGAAGCCATGCTGGTGATGTTACGGCGCAATATTCACCACCTGCCAGTCGTGCAAAGAAACCGAACCCTGGGCTTGATCAATCTGTCGGACATTATCCGCTACGAATCCCAAAGCAGTCTGTATCTCGTCAGCACCATATCCAACCAAACGTCAGTTATAGGCCTGCGCTCGTTGCTACGCGACTTGCGAGGGACTTACATCCGCATGGTGCGCGATGGCGCAACGGCACACATGATCGGCAGTGCAATTTCGGGTATCGGCCGCGCCTTTACTCAGCGCCTGCTTGAACTGGCAGAAAAGAAACTGGGCCCTCCTCCTGTGCCTTATTGCTTCATGGTGCTGGGGTCGATGGCACGCGATGAGCAATTGCTGGTGACCGATCAAGACAATGCATTGGTATTGGACGACCAGTTCGATCCCGCATTGCATGACGACTACTTCCTTAATCTGGCCACGTTTGTCAGTGATGGCTTGGCCGAGTGCGGATACAGTTATTGCAAGGGTGGAATCATGGCCACCAACAGTCAGTGGCGGCAACCATTGCGGGTATGGCGTGAGTACTTTAATCAATGGATCGAAAAACCGAATCCCACGACGCTTCTCAATAGCTGCATTTTCTTCGACCTTGACGGGGTTTATGGCCAGCTTGAATTTGTGGAGGAGCTCAAGGTTTTATGCGCGCATAAATCCAGTACGCATCCCCGCTTTCTGAATGCCATGGCCAGGAATGCGCTGAACCGTACACCGCCTTTGGGATTTTTCCGCACATTCATGCTGGAAACAGATGGCCAGCAAAAACGGATCATCAATCTCAAAGGGCGTGGTACCGCACCGCTTACAGATCTTATACGTATCCACGCACTGGCTTGCGGCAGTACAGCGCAGAACTCTTTTGATCGGCTTGAGGCGATCAGCAACACAAAACTCATGCAGCCGGATGCCTTAAAACATCTACGTTATGCACTGGAGTTTCTATCCATGGTGCGGATCCGGCATCAGGCTGACGCCATAGAGCAAGGCAACACGCCTGACAACTACATCGAGCCAGAGCGTTTTTCCACCAGCGAACGACATAACCTCAAAGAAGCTTTTCAGGTATTGAGCAATGCGCAGAACTTTCTGCGTTTCCGCTATCCGGCCAAGGGCCGGCACTACAATGATTGA